In Haliotis asinina isolate JCU_RB_2024 chromosome 15, JCU_Hal_asi_v2, whole genome shotgun sequence, the sequence ttttagtttataGTCTGTATGCTTTAGGTAGGTATCTTTGTGGATAAGTAGCATTGTAgtgtgtggggggtggggtgggggtggggtgggtggttGGGATTCCTTAAATAAATCATGGGTTTGCCTGGTCCAGGGTTCACTATTCAGTATATGGAGTCAATCATAGCAATACTTACACGTTTTCAGAATTAGTTGACAAGTCCGGCTGCGCGATACTCATTTCCACCTCTAATCAACACGGATCATGTTAAGCTGTTTCTGATGGGATCACTGTAAATTGTGTCAGATGGCTGACTCTTTTGAGCAGCACATGCGCCGCTCAGTGAGGTAAGCTGCACTTATGTATGTCAAGAACTCGTCAGCATATCCTGGACAATGCAGGACCTGTGTTGGATTCTGTGGTTACATCTTGTTCTCTGTCGAGTCACAAATTGATTTTTATTTCAGATGAGATGTCAGATTCACAGTGATCCACGATCAAGGAAATCCGACACTGACACAGCTGGAGGAGCAAGAGGGTGGTGTAGGGACGGTGCAGGGggattctgtccttcatgaacGACTCAGTAAAGCTTACGTTTTGGAGACACTGTACACTCTGGGGGAAAAAGAAACGCACAATACGATACATTCTGACGCTGAGAAATCGTCATTAAGACCATTCCTATGTTTGAATCCCGTTAATCATGCCGTGGTCGTTATGTATAGTGCGACCGCATTCCAAACTGTGTTGGTAAACGTTTGTCATAAAagattaaaaagaaaaaaaacccaacttttCCGCGTGTGCAATATGTCGGTAGTATGAGTAGTGACATCGACTACAAAGGGCCAAACCAAATTCATCATTTCAGTACGAAAGTTACGAAATTAAAGACACATTAAATATTGGAAATAGGGGAGCACTAGTCTCACACTACCCGTTTCGATTCCACCCTAGAAGTCCCAGATGTGGAAGACTAAGAGAGACCATGCCTGCTCAGGGACGATTCATCCGGGTGTGTCACCCAAATCACTGATTTGCCATAGCAACGGACACTGCAGGACAGGTGTCTGGTCTTCGAAGAATTTCCCTGCTGGTTTAACGATGAATCGTCATCGTCTTCAAACTCGTGCAAAACTTGTCTGCACGTTGTAGGAGGAATGGCAAAGAATCCCCGAAACTTCCGAGGATTTGTGCAATCCCCCCTTCCATGGCCGCGTCGAGCACTGATGACTGCAAGGAGCtggtgttttctttttctttctctctctctctcacgcgcgcgcacacacacagagagagagagagtgagagagagagagagagagagatccgCGTTTGTTTTGGCGCATTTCAGTGAGCTTACCAATGGAGATATCGTGTTCAACTATGTGTGATACCAAAGGGTCCTTCTTTAAAATAGTAATACCCCATTAGGGACAATGTATACCTTGATGACAGTtttcagcgttacaagcccctgtgtgTGAAGTAGTATCATACAATGACAATACTTACAGTACTAGTCACAGTCTATGTCCTTCAGTGTCATCTCCGCTTTGCATCAGTTCCATCCGGGTCTCCCAACTACAATACTCCCAAACCGAGGTTGGCAAAACGTGTAACTTCTTTAGCATCACTGGTAGACATATAAAACAAATCTAGGGGTTACCAATGTGCATGAAAACAATTGTCACCAGCTGTCAACATTACACACTTTATCAATAGCAGCTACAAGTGACGGTACGGCTATTCCACAGCTGTAATTCAGCAGATCAATGTCTTCCACATCAACAGACACATTAAAATATCTCAAGATCGGTAACCAAAGATATCTAGAGACGGCTGGGCTATGGCCACGAAGTTGTTGGCCAGCAACAAACCTGGGTACTCTCCCAGTGTTTGTTAGAATCTGTATGTACCAAACCTAATATAACACACAAAGaacatttttattttactttatttTGGGGGTGTAGGGGGCGGCGCTTGGGAGAGGGCAGTAGTATGTTTAGTATGGACACATTGCCTTTAATCAGGTTAAGCCCTATTTTTTTACACGGATGCTTAAGCAGGTGATTAATAATATGACCTTTCAGAAGGCAGCCCACAAGCAGGATGTGTTAACTTATGCAGCAAGACAGCAACAATCACCTTGCCATATGATAAACGCATCTTCTTCCTAGACGTCCGATGTTCCCTCTACTAGATTTTAACTTCTGACCAGCGTGCAGAAATCTGTGTACATTGGTTTCAATCATCGGccaacattattttcacttcTGCTTGGGTATTCCTTCTATGTATAAGCCCTCAATAAAATAAGTCTAGAAAACCTCATGGTCATAATCTCTATTTTCACTTGAGCTCCGTTTCAATTTCATAGAAACTGTTTTTGATAGAAACTGTAAAaagttatatattcagagactatgtGTAAATCTAAAAGCTATGATATCCAAGTCATCATATGTTAGCTGTAGTCGAAATGCTGCAGCAAGTTGGTTGATGATAATGCGTTTATGTATTTTTCAAGTTTCTTTTGTTGTGGTAGCTGATGGTTTTGATGATCTCAGTTCTGAACCCCTTCCCCTCTCCATCTCTGCTGAGGTCTGCGGTCCTCCACTTAACAATACCGGCCCTGTGTTTGGGTCACATTCCACCTGCTGTTTCGTGTTTGTTTCCAGAAAAACCGTGCCAAACAATTTGGCAAATGACATGCACACTAATCAGGGTAAACCATCCCCCAACTTCGATGTGCATGTTTCGGAACCTTGCTCACATCTCACACGAACATGTTGTGATATCACAGGGATAATGTCAAACCAGTGCAAAATTCATCTCTCACAAAGAGCTTATTGTTTTATGAATTGGTTGATAAGGTCTGTCTCACATGACTTGTGACTTGTTTTACATTGCTTCCAACAATTATAGGTCAAGAATGGACCTTTTACCAAGATCCTTATCAGGCAAAGAACCCTGCAGTCCAGGTGGTCAATGACATATATTGCTCAATAAACAATGCTGCACAGGATAGTGTCCAGATTGGGCTGATTACCTGATCACATCTGAGTACAATGATCAACTGAGCCAAGGCTCATTGGTTATTCTATTAAATACACGCATACACATGCAGCAGTATAAACCAAAACCAGCTCAGTCACATGATGCAGATGATTACTGTTTATTGTCAAACATTATAATATTACATGATCATACAGATTTGTCAAATAGAAAAATAATGTATATCATAATCATTAAAATTCAATTATATACAAATCTGAgcaatacaataaaaacatcATAAATTGTACACAGGTTCCTGTTGCATAATCTGTATAATACACCATGGGTTGGATCATCAAGTTGCAGTACTCCCCCAGAACAGCCAGTAACTAGAACACAGTAGTAGAACACTCGATAGGCTGATACAGATTTACAGTATACAAAGCTTAGTGCCATGGGCTTCTATAGAAGAAGAGGAATACACTTGACAGGACACTCACAAAAATCTAAGTAGCATAGACGAATATGAGAGTAAAATCTGCACCTGACCAGAGTGGTCATTACAAGTGAGCCAATTCTTCCACTACTTAACACTGAGTCAGGTAATATCACAAAAACAAGATAGAAACTCCTACCTACTGGAATGTTAAAGAGAAGAAACATTCATGTCaatatttgacatatttcacgtacgcacgtacacacactcAAAAATATTACCCAGCTAAGGAAAAGGGCGTAAGATCACTCAGTGATTGCAGACCTTTTTAAGTAGATCATGTAAATCTCCAGTGTAACGACTGAATCTTTGTGAAATATCATTATCTTTCTCATATCCCTGTTTTGTTACATTTgttacacacacaacacagccaATACTGATCTGTTAGAGATGAGCCATGACCAACGTCTTATAGCGCCCTGGACACAGAATACATTAAACACAGCAAGTAGGGGTGGTTGCCATGGCAGCTAGTGTAGAGCTGCTGGGGTGAGGTAAGGAGTGACTCACATGTTACACTACATCTTAACAAACATGCAGTTACAATGTGTAAACAGAGTGTAACATGTTGCACTGAGTGTACATCATGTCTGCATTCACTTAGAAAACACATGCTAGCAGACTAGGCTAATTTGGTCATTATGCAGAGATGTTATATTGTTTGGTTATGAACTTTTTTTCATACATATTTGCTAGTAAATATCAAATTAATTGACTTTATGGTGGTTTTGTTTACTACAAGCTGTGTGTGTTACAACCTGTACATAAGTCAACAGATGGGAGAAAGCAAAGTGTTAGCCAAGCCCAGCAGGGTACACCAATACCTGCCCTGTGGTAGCCCCTTTCCATGCACCAGGAGAAGCACTGTTACTGGTGCTTGCCCTTTATACATGGATCCATACAGTGTAAGACATGTTCTCAATCCAACTGTGCTTCAATCCTCCTCTGACACAAGTACCTAGAGACACCCAAAATACCAACATATTAAACACTGATAACAGTGCAGAGTGAAATAATACTGTATACACATCATAACTAACAGAGTAACAAGAGATAAAAACAACTGTTTCCTCCTACTTGTGGTTGTCAGTGACCTATCTATGGCTCACAGCATGCTGACACATTAAGCCTCTCTTGTCTTCAACACTGTAAGCTTAAGAAGCAAACCAGCAACAGAAACTCATCCTGTTCATTTTCTGCATTTCTCAAACCTTAAATTTTAAATTCCATAAAGGCtactaaatatttcaaatatatgtgAAAAACAGAATGCAAATATCGTGTCACTGCATTCAATGGGATATGCAGTCAATAGTCTAAAACTGTGACAAAAAATACACTCACAAAACGTGCatatttaaatgttttcttACTGAATATTGACTTCTAAAATTGGATATGAAAACTTGATGATCTGAAAACATATGCTATCCTCATAATGGGAAACATACCAAAGTTGAGATTCCTCATTGTTGAATACCCTGGGAAAGAACTcagaaacacatgttaagtaatGTAAGAAGTTGTTCAAAGTACAGTCACAATGAATGGCTACAAAAAATGGAACATATGTTTTGAATCTCATCATTAAGTCAACCAACTTTCTTGACAATGGCAGCACAGTGGCTATAAGAGGATTGTTTGTGGGCAGAAGTGAAATGAAGTTAAACAGTGAAAAATgacacaaagaaaaaaatagTATTGACACAAGAAATCCAGTAATACacaaaaatgcattttccaCTAAACCATTTTTCTAATTTCATTACAGTTTAGAGAACAAAGTGTGTACAACAGCAATGAGTAGTTTGTTCAACACTGCTACCAAACGCATCATGTTGAAAATGAGATTCGAACATCTTACATACAGGACAAACACGAGTTTCATTTGTGAAGAAAAGAAGAGTTTTTCACTGCATGGAAATTGTGAGGTTAGCCAAAATGCAAGAAAGGTGAAAAGTTGAGTCAAGTTCCACAACTGATTAACATGTAACTACATATAGAACATTTTCATATGGCTGGCGAGTAATTTGAAAGTCTCGCTTTTTTGGTATGGGGGAAGAGAAAAGGTCCATTCAAGGTACATGTACAGTGGAAATATCACAaaacagttttgaaaaaaaaaccacagTTAAGTACACAATTAGAAGATTACTTTAAtccattttgacaaaacaaaaatgtcagAGTAAGAGCCATAAATAGGGTTTATAAAAGGGTTGTCAAGGCAGCATAATTGATATGTGGATTCAGATCTCTTGAATAACTGGTGCATCATCATTGGAGAAGTTTTAGGTGTTTCTGATCAACAAAAAATGGTGTTCACACAAGCTCACTTGACTTCTAGTCAGAGGAGCCAATACAAATGAGATTCTCCTGGTGAAAATGGTAGTGCTGTTAAAGTAATCACTGGAATGATAAACATTGCATAGTTAAGCAAATAATCTTAATACCTTTGTCTGCTATGATTATGTTGGATATAGAAGCACCATGGACATGCCATGTCCACAAAGACACAAATAGAAAGTGGTGTCAACAGGCACAAATATAAGGGCAAGCAATTGATGGCAAGACAGAAAAAGGCTGTCTCAAGCAAAAGTGCTAATCTCTAATAAACTGACgagtatttaaaaaatgaaatgccAGCAAGCTGGCGACTAAAGTGCTATAAAGAATTCAAACTTTTTATCCTCCATGTTGGTAGTAAGACACTATGGCTTCCTGCAAGAGAGCTTTCTTCTTGTTTCATGTCCCATAAACGACCTGACTTGTATGAACCCCTTTGTGTTGTGGCCTGACCAATACAGTGACTGCTCTGTGTGGCAGACAAGGTTATCTGCACCTTCTCCTGTCACACAGTTATACAATAATGACAGTTTCCAAACAGAGTATATGTATTCAACATTCTACAAAACTCTTTGAATGTGGAGGCTGTGGCCTTCATCATGTATTGCCTCGTGGATGTCTACATACAGAATTGTGGTGATGAATAAAATACAAAAGCAGATGGGAGAGAAATCACAAATGATTACCTTTCAAAAGTCATTGATGTTTTTCAAAAAGCCACACCAGAATATATGCAAATTCTGTGTTTATGACACTTATTATTAACTGTTTAAGTATCGTGTTAATAGCTCAATCATACTAAATGGTGACAAAAATAATTGCACTATTtgtagagttgtctcccttccacaAGCTTTGTCCTGCTCACTGAATGGTCCCTTCTTGTAAAGTCCAATTCAAGTATGCAGATATACATATGTGCTAAATAAACACCACAAACGCCAGCTGCAGTATTTGTTAACAGACCAAGTATATACAATTCCTGAACTCTAGATTATGactttaaaacaatacatatgtACACAGTTATAACAAGTCAGACAGGAACTGTTGTGAACAAATCAAGGTAAAATTGCTTAATGTCCAGGGAATGTTTACTGATATACCATACTCCTCTACAATATTAACAATTTACATGGTACTGACTGAAGCTTTTTTCACTGCTGGGACTGAATGCCTGCTGTTGTCATAGCAACCTATATACCACTATATCTATGTCTATACAGTGCACTTCAGTAGCATACCAGAAATAGAACATTGCACCATTTCGAAATTATATACAAAATCCTACATGACATCCATCTCAGACTCACAAATCACATATTTTCATACACAAAATTATGCTtgacaacaaaataataattaGAACTATTAATATATCTGTTATTTGACAATTTTAAAGTGCATGGTAACTATTATCACAAACTTGGAATTGGTGTTATGTCTACTGTCACGTCCTTCAAATACAAGTGTCAGCAACGCAGAACAAAATCCAAATGTAAACAGGAATATTGAGTTAACTTGACCATCTTGCTTCAATATCCTCATCAACAAAAATTGATTAAGGACACAATATCAAGCTTATGTCAGAGAACCTGTAACGTTCCTTCTCAAATTCTAAAGGACAATCTGTTAGTAAGCTGCCCCCTTGCAGGTATGAGCCTGTAGAGTGGTTGGCAGTGCTGGCCACTGTGGAATGTTAGATATGTGTTTGTACATAAGGCAGCCATAACCCTCCTCCCTATCATCTCTGCTGACGCCATCTTGCTAGCTGGTCCAAGATCTGGCCCTCCAACATCCGGGACAAACAGATAGCAATTAACTGCAACAAAACCACATATATCTCCTGATGATCACTTCTGAGGTAACATTAGAACTTTAATATTATAAACATCATTCTTTGGTGTTCAGTTGTGCAgtgtttgtgaaaatgttgacagtggtaagcttgtgatactgtaaCAATGCATTGACAATAATCAGCATGTATATGgtacattatcttacctcacacattaatttcaatttctgattggctaagcgctcttctattattttctatGTTctccgctgccaatggcaattcattcggtactttgtggtagtacttatttatctcgaataacattgaatcatgcatgatgtATGGAAACTACTGATGTTGTGTAAATGCAAGTCGATAGAAGGGACATAACCTAAATCCGTTTTTCCTGTGTTGTCCGCCATATCTGGCGATGGCTATGAAAAGTGTTGCCtggcattccaataaatatatagtctggttcataattattgagaatttttcttcttactttgagctatcctaacacctcaactgattcactgatacttaaaactaagtaatggtataagggaggtaactcatcttggcctactgagtatagtacaattagagttacctcccctgaatttgtagcagacgtcattttcctcagcactgtcaacaatgtctgctgaagataaaagaaggttgatttttgagttgtgtaatcaaggaattgatgatgtaaatacattggcagagagaacaggaactcctctttctactgtgtataggattaggaagaattttaaagagggaaaggattttgggcaccagaaaggagcagggagacccagaaaattggacttctcagatcgcgtccggctgggaattttagcgtctaaaaagcaaagggcaagcatctccaacatcaggtatgaaatgatagaaaggggatcaacagttgtatcaaaatctacagttagaagaaatttgattgatcttggatgggagaaaaagactggaattccttctcctctcatgaaacaagaacataaagacaggcgtgttgagtggtgtttggcacatgaaaactttgactgggaaaatgtgatttttactgatgaaagctcaatatgggtatatcccaataatgtgaaaatatggacaaagtctgcgtcagcaccgttgtatcgacgacctaaatacagcccaaagtttcatgtatggggagggatatccttattaggaacgaccccgctgtgtgtgtttgagggaaatctgacaagtcaacgctacactaacatattagataattttctccttccaagtgcacatgtgttttatggaaatgactggattttgcagcaagataatgatcctaaacacaccgcaaaacatgccaagcagtggtttcaggagaaaaatgtgactgcattaccatttcctgcatatagtcctgacttaaatcccattgagaatatttgggggatgatgaaggaatgtgtgaatcaaaaggggttgacaaaaattgaagacatgaagagagaagtggtccgatactgggacagcataacccacgagacactaacctctctgataggaagtatgcctacccgtcttagactgtgccgtgaagctcaaggagacttgataaaatattaaattgttacctacacaacatgaaaaggtcagttcactttcacaatacattcaattttatctgatttgttctcgtttaataatatgaaatgctttagctattctcaataattttgaaccatactgtattttgaaaaatgttcaaatgtagtccatGTGAATGTTAAGAAGGAGAATTAAACCATGGTAATTACACAATAAAACACTTGCAGGAAAAACGGCAAGATGCAGGATTCAAATCATTTGATTCACataggttggctgaagtgtaaaATCTGACACCCATGCTTCaagcagttcaaaattaacactgaggtgctcagtaagataaatacgttgttcattgGTCCCCTGGGgctcatgggttgatgtacccttgatttttgtttttgttccctGAGCTCTTcagtaaacaaacatcaatggtacatcaacccatgctcccCTTTGGACCAGTGAACAAGTTATAATGTGTTAACAATATTCAGCACCTGTGACACTGCATAACAATGACGTACCTGTGACAATGTTGCGTATGTACCTGTGACAATGTGTTGACAATATTGAGTATGTACATGTGACAATGACaatgtaagtgtatgtgtagacAAAATTGAAGATGTATCCCTGCAACAACGTGTGAACAATTCTGAGCTTGTACCTGTGGCACTGTGACCGCTATGATGATACCCCCAAGAAGAGGCAGGTTGTCCTCAGCCAGCTTGATCATTGCATCAACACAGCCCATGGTGAACACAGACTGACCAGCCTTAGTTGCCTGCAGTCAGAAACAAAGCAGCATGAGGATGATGACAGTCACACAGGTGTCAATTTATAAGTACAGTATATAGAAGTAATCCAAAATGTCATAGAATCAATTCCCATGACCAAAGAAAAACTACaatgcaagggagataactctgaacaTTGGACAATAATTCTGTTGGGTATTTGAAGAAACCATATTCCTTGGCATACTTACAGACTCCTTAAGGGCATCAGCTCCACAGAGAATATTTGGCACCCCATCCTGTAAAAGTATTCAACCGtaatacataaacatgaaacagcttgaaacaaaacattacagtcatccctcgcaataacACGCTTCGCGATACCTATGATTCAGTTAAACCGCGGGGTAATccgtggctcccataaaaaGGTTGTACTGCGATCACACCCCTTCACGAAATCGaaatagctcatcaacaaatctgCTGCTGCGCTCTTATAACTTACataaactagtgaaattcagtgtggatggcaactgacagtgtttatcgtacatatccattgtgtttcacatgcttaaaacatgcagtgttttctcaataataatcgtACCAACATCATAGCAGTAgcttatgaaagacaagacatgctatCAGTCGAGTTACGACaagtacttacaatgtttgctgtgatgcaacacaaCGCGCTTTAGCGCGTTAAGACACAGTCATCCCAGGATGTATGGTGtcagaaaccacattttatttgattaaattcaatcccaattttatttattaaaactgttgacagaaccAACAGAAACACAGTGAGAgcattacctcattccatacGCATACAACCTCCGCTTACCCCATTTGTTAGGGTCTGTTTTTCGCGCCTACCCcgatagcaccaatttcacattattcttagcaGTCACCAACAGATTACAGTCTCGTAATCCATGGACTCCAAGACCCGCGTTATGGACTCATTGAAGTCAGTTTTAACAATTAAATGGGCAAACTTATGTTtttttacaatcaaagttaGAAGTATTGCAGAAAGTCAGCATGACTTGCcaaactgtctcctacgtaAATTGTATCAAGACAGGTAAcggcctgtgttcattgttatgttaaatacGTTCGCAGAAAACTCGCATTATATGCTAGCCAGACAGtaatgtaaaataatctgtgacaataacagcttaatatgtaaaatattctgataatggaatagaagttctttgatgtaatattatcaGATAGTTTTCACCTGAATCACCGAtacattggaccaaaacatctgtgcacagctgatcgctATTTGCGGCTTAGTTGAATAACAACAAAGACGTTTATTCATGTGAATATACATTTTTGATAACAGGTAGTGATTTTTGATTGCAAAGTTTtccttacatatatatattttcattttcaaagtttgtttattttcaccttcaacaATACGATATATTTTTACTGGACCCAATTCACGAAacagcagttttgttatgttcTTGGAATATACGATCTAACTcggcctttgttccacattatgtaatagatACTCTAACGCTGATGTCTAATAACGCCGGGGTTCATccgtggaccccaagacccACGTTATGGCAAGGGATGACTGTATTTGTCAGAATGTTAAATATGTCCAGTTTACATCTGTAGGAGAAGAAGTAGAAAATATAGGGGTAGGAGAAGTTGGATGAGCTGGAGGAGTTGGAGCAGAAATTGAGGCTAAGGTGACAGGGGAGAGGGAGATGTAGTGTTAGGAGGGGAAGTAGAGGGTGTAGAGAGGCAGACGCAGGAGTTGGAGCAGAAGTTGGAGCTGGGGAGAGAGATGCAGTGTTAGGAGGGGAGGCAGAGGGTGTAGAGAGGAAGATGCAGGAGTTGGAGCAGAGCTGAGAATAGGAAGAAGTGGTGTTAAAATGTAGTAGTAGGAGGAAGGAGATTCAGGATTAGGAGCAGAAGTAGAGGATGGAGAGAGGCAGGTGCAGGTTTAGGAGCTAAAGTAAGAAGAAGAAGTGGAACTGAAACATAATAGTAGAAAGAAGAAGAAATGGAGGAGAAGAGGTAAGGAGCACCAGTAACAGGAGAAATCAGTAACAGGAGAAAGAAGAGGTAAGTAGGACAAGAAACATTACGTTTGAGTAGGAGGAGTAGTGGGAGAAACAGCAAAGGGAGGAGTAGGAAAAATAGAAGTAAGATTATGGGGTACAGGTGAGGAAGAAGGATTGGGAGAAGTCAAAGGACTCACTGAGATGGAATTCTGGTTGATGCAGCAGGAGTGTGGTACAAAGCACCGCAGTCTACTTTTGTTGAGTTCCGTGCAGTTGTAGTAAGGATTGGAGTTCCAGTCCTTGTACCCATTACTTGTGACACCACAACATCTTACCTGACAGACACAAGTAAAACACACTGACAGCGACATGTAGGTTTGATCTATACATCAGTGACGTATATGTAGCTGTAACACTGGCTCACACTAATTGACTGGATTTGGCTAATTACCctggaatattttctttattCGTATACTACAGAAAAACTATTGAATCTTTTTCAATTCTTCTTCAAATAATGTACATTAATAACAAGTATGTAGAATACACTGGAGAAGACAAAGGACACATTGATCTTTCATGCTACAGCAGTAAATCTCTCCTGACTGATTACCTATAGGAAAATGAAGGAAATGTTACTTGTATGGAACATGAGTGGTATGCATACAGATGACAGCATAAACCTGATTCAATTAGGGGATGTCACTTGATGATATTACAACCATTAAGTACCAACACAAACTCAGTATTGCTTACATAATGACTTACATTTTCctgtacaaaatcaataaagttCTGTGCATCTGGGTCGTCCTCATATCGCGTGATGAGGTTTTGCTGAAGAACATTGATGACAAAATCTTTGGCCTTGTCTCGAAACACAAATGCCAGCACAGCCCCGGCCACCTCCAGcaggaagatgatgatgatgattatgtagAACTGAAACAGATACAATCACTTGTACATAAAAGTCTTGGGAGCACTTACAACCTGGCATTTAATCACTACCCTCAGTAGGCTGATGATCTATGCTCTTAAAGAACAAGTGAACAAGCTTGTTacattgttgttgatgttggagAATGCATCTGAGCTCATCATGTCTATAGATGTAATAATACTAATATTCATGTATATACTCACGTTCAAAAGAAACACACCCCTCATGCAAcagtttatcatgtttattgacATACAATAAA encodes:
- the LOC137265657 gene encoding tetraspanin-33-like, giving the protein MGCCAQNDTFVSPVVKYILFFANFLFWLIGCLLVAVGTYAFIEKNRFSHVDIQNVYDIIFDLSIIFIVVGIIIFFLGFSGCVGALRENTCLLKFFYIIIIIIFLLEVAGAVLAFVFRDKAKDFVINVLQQNLITRYEDDPDAQNFIDFVQENVRCCGVTSNGYKDWNSNPYYNCTELNKSRLRCFVPHSCCINQNSISDGVPNILCGADALKESATKAGQSVFTMGCVDAMIKLAEDNLPLLGGIIIAVTVPQLIAICLSRMLEGQILDQLARWRQQR